Proteins encoded by one window of Paraburkholderia terrae:
- a CDS encoding fimbrial protein: MKPNTILVVLKLRLHSVLMLGAFIALFAAGSQAYAGTISCNVTGQTSNPPAVGAASFGRDAPIGSTTPAYSNTLSFHCPGDPCCDRDIYLYFNAAPTALVAGYSDVYPTNLSGIGVRFTVSNGPSTTCNSLPLTVPNGYRQVTCHQIWASATPGYDFNVTISAQFVKTGAVAPGTLTTIPALSITNAINNQSGTFPWGNAFTGTASGNFSSIACSVTQSAVQVTMPQANTKDLASVGATTGSTPFSLSLNCDPGVRVAVTLSDLTTPSNRSNTLSLTADSTAKGIAYQLSYAGTPILYGPDSSAAGNVNQISVSSSPTTGGVYSVPLKASYIRTGAMNPGSANAKATFTMSYQ; encoded by the coding sequence ATGAAACCGAACACGATTCTTGTAGTGTTGAAACTGCGGCTGCACAGCGTCCTGATGCTGGGCGCGTTCATCGCCTTGTTCGCAGCCGGCTCTCAGGCATATGCCGGGACGATCTCATGCAACGTGACGGGACAGACCAGCAATCCTCCCGCCGTGGGTGCCGCCAGCTTCGGCCGCGATGCGCCCATCGGAAGCACGACGCCGGCTTATTCGAACACCTTGAGCTTCCACTGTCCGGGTGACCCTTGTTGTGATCGCGACATATATTTGTACTTCAATGCAGCGCCGACGGCGCTCGTCGCCGGTTACAGCGATGTCTATCCGACCAACCTTTCGGGCATCGGTGTGCGATTCACCGTATCGAACGGACCTTCGACGACATGCAACAGCTTGCCGTTGACGGTGCCCAATGGGTATCGGCAGGTGACATGTCATCAGATCTGGGCGAGTGCAACGCCCGGTTACGACTTCAACGTCACGATTTCCGCGCAATTCGTCAAGACGGGCGCCGTTGCGCCGGGTACGCTCACCACCATACCTGCGTTGTCGATCACGAATGCCATAAACAACCAGAGCGGAACGTTTCCTTGGGGCAATGCGTTCACGGGGACGGCCAGCGGGAACTTCTCCAGCATTGCCTGTTCGGTAACCCAGTCGGCCGTCCAGGTGACGATGCCGCAGGCAAACACAAAGGATCTCGCTTCGGTTGGCGCAACGACGGGAAGCACGCCGTTCAGTCTGTCGCTGAACTGCGATCCCGGTGTGCGGGTCGCAGTGACATTATCTGACTTGACGACACCGTCGAACCGAAGCAACACGCTTTCGTTGACTGCTGATTCGACCGCAAAAGGCATTGCGTATCAGCTCTCATATGCAGGCACGCCAATACTGTACGGGCCGGATTCTTCCGCTGCCGGAAACGTGAATCAGATTTCGGTGTCGTCGTCGCCGACCACGGGCGGCGTTTATTCTGTGCCGCTGAAAGCGAGCTATATCCGCACAGGCGCAATGAATCCGGGGTCCGCCAACGCGAAGGCCACGTTTACGATGTCCTATCAATAG